Proteins from a genomic interval of Scomber japonicus isolate fScoJap1 chromosome 10, fScoJap1.pri, whole genome shotgun sequence:
- the LOC128366669 gene encoding DNA-binding protein SATB1-like has protein sequence MHISTEQLQAQPPQSQQQHQPSLSLQHPSQPLLSQQPLQLQQPPTGPRLPPRQPSTASPAETEDEVSRGGSIKSRTSGGKISLEALGILQSFIQDVGLYPDEEAIHTLSAQLDLPKLTIIKFFQNQRFYVNHPAKGLKEPSNNNSTAGNTNTSSSSSSSSPAFEEELTDFRESGELLKEMEESTQTNNTIFSIKIEEQLGRGSEAQSELEHEAKE, from the exons ATGCACATCTCTACCGAGCAGCTACAG GCTCAGCCGCCCCAGTCACAACAGCAGCACCagccctccctgtctctccagCACCCCTCCCAACCCCTTTTGTCCCAGCAGCCCTTGCAGCTACAGCAGCCACCCACCGGCCCCCGGTTGCCGCCCCGCCAGCCTTCCACCGCTTCTCCGGCCGAGACGGAGGACGAGGTCAGCCGCGGAGGGAGCATCAAATCCCGTACCAGCGGAGGGAAGATCTCTCTGGAAGCTCTGGGCATCCTGCAGAGCTTCATCCAGGATGTGGGTCTGTACCCCGACGAGGAGGCCATCCACACCCTGTCGGCTCAGCTGGACCTCCCCAAGCTCACCATCATCAAGTTCTTCCAGAACCAGCGCTTCTACGTCAATCACCCAGCCAAGGGGCTGAAGGAACCCAGTAACAACAACAGCACCGCAGGCAACaccaacaccagcagcagcagcagcagcagcagcccggCCTTCGAGGAAGAGCTGACGGACTTCAGGGAGAGCGGAGAGCTGctgaaggagatggaggagagcaCGCAGACCAACAACACCATCTTCTCCATCAAGATCGAAGAGCAGCTGGGCCGAGGCAGCGAGGCCCAGTCAGAGTTAGAGCACGAGGCCAAGGAGTAG